The sequence below is a genomic window from Pirellulales bacterium.
AGTAACTGTTCATGCGAGTTCTCCTGATCGGTGATATCGTCGGCAAGCCGGGGCGGCAGGTGGTGGTGCGCGCGGTTCGTGGGCTCATCGCTCGCGAATCGCTCGATCTCGTGGTGGCCAATGCCGAGAATGCGGCGGGCGGTTCGGGCCTCACGCCGGCCATCTACCACGAGCTGCGCTCCGCCGGCGTCGACGCGATCACGTTGGGCGATCACATCTATCGCCGGGCCGAAATCGAGCCGATCCTGCGTTCGCAGAGCGATATCGTCAAACCGGCTAATTTTCCGGCCAACGCGCCGGGCCACGACGTGGCCGTGGTTATCGCTCGCAACGGAGTCCGCGTCGCGGTCGTGAGCCTGTTGGGCCGGGTGTTCATGCGGCCGGTCGATTGCCCGTTTCAAGCGATCGATCGCGTCTTGCAATCATTGCCCGACGATGTGCATGTGCGGCTGGTCGACTTTCATGCCGAGGCCACGAGCGACAAGCAGCTGCTCGGGCGATATCTGGATGGCCGGGTGTCGGCCGTGCTCGGCACGCACACGCACGTTGCCACGGCCGACGAGCAGATTCTTCCCGGTGGCACCGCGTTTCAATGCGATGTCGGCATGACTGGCCCGCACGAAAGCATACTCGGTCGGCGCATCGATCGCGTCTTATCGACGACGCTCACGTTCAACCCCTCCCCGTTCGACGTGGCCACGGGCGACGTGCGGCTCAAC
It includes:
- a CDS encoding TIGR00282 family metallophosphoesterase, which codes for MRVLLIGDIVGKPGRQVVVRAVRGLIARESLDLVVANAENAAGGSGLTPAIYHELRSAGVDAITLGDHIYRRAEIEPILRSQSDIVKPANFPANAPGHDVAVVIARNGVRVAVVSLLGRVFMRPVDCPFQAIDRVLQSLPDDVHVRLVDFHAEATSDKQLLGRYLDGRVSAVLGTHTHVATADEQILPGGTAFQCDVGMTGPHESILGRRIDRVLSTTLTFNPSPFDVATGDVRLNGSIVELDSTTGRATAIRRLSITMAEAERLTANSSSAPAASTNGSSVETPATEPEPK